The Streptomyces sp. NBC_01463 DNA window CGGCGCTGCTCGGCGGCCGGCAGGGAGGCGGTCGCCCCGTCCGGCACCGGGTCGACGAGCGAGAGCTGGCCGATGTCGTGCATCAGCGCCGCGTACTCCAGGACCGTGAGCTCGGGCCCGGAGAGCCCCATCTCGCGCCCCACCGCCGTGCAGAGCGCCGCCACCCTGCGGGCGTGCCCGTGCGGGGTGTATCCGGCGATCTCGGTGGACCGGGCAAGGGAGGCGATGGTCTGCCGGTAGGTGGTGCGGACGGCGACGAACCGGCGGAACGACACCTGGGTGAGCAGCAGCGGCACGCACAGGACGGGCAGCGCCCAGAGTCCGGCGACGGCGACCCCGAGCGCCATCACGGCGCCGGTCGCGCAGACCGCCGGGCCGATGCCCGTCAGCGCGCGCAGCTCGTCGCGGAGCAGCGGGCCGTACGGGGCGGCGGTGGCGCCCGCGGCGCGGGAGCCGCGGGGCAGGGTGCGGGCGCGGAGCAGCAGCGCGCCCAGGACGGCGTCGCACAGCGCGGTGAGCCCGAGCAGCAGGAGCAGGAAGACCGCGTAGTACGGGCCCTCGCCGAACCAGCCGGCGGACCGGCCGGAGTTGTACAGGGGCTGGAAGCAGACGGCCGCGAAGGCCACGGTCAGGATGCGGCGGGCCACCTGGTCGGGGCCGGGACCGCTGCCGCGCGCGACATGCGGCACCGAGGCGACGAGCTGCGCCGCGACGAGCACCGCGATCACCTGGAGCACCCCGTGGCTGGTGGGCTCCCCGCCGCTGCGCCCGAGCAGGGCGTAGGCGAGCGCCCCGGCGGCACCGAGCGGCGCGGGTTCCCGTTCGCCCGGCAGGGCGCCCCAGCGGGCCAGCTCACCGGTGGTGATGAGCACCCCGAAGGCGAGGGCGTGCCCCGGTTCGTGGAC harbors:
- a CDS encoding metal-dependent phosphohydrolase, whose translation is MSAAPAVRGAALALAVAALAHTLWAGVHEPGHALAFGVLITTGELARWGALPGEREPAPLGAAGALAYALLGRSGGEPTSHGVLQVIAVLVAAQLVASVPHVARGSGPGPDQVARRILTVAFAAVCFQPLYNSGRSAGWFGEGPYYAVFLLLLLGLTALCDAVLGALLLRARTLPRGSRAAGATAAPYGPLLRDELRALTGIGPAVCATGAVMALGVAVAGLWALPVLCVPLLLTQVSFRRFVAVRTTYRQTIASLARSTEIAGYTPHGHARRVAALCTAVGREMGLSGPELTVLEYAALMHDIGQLSLVDPVPDGATASLPAAEQRRIALLGGAVVRQTGVDAQVAVVVEQQADPYREQPLSARIVRAVNAYDDLCGESIGGPLRALEQLRIGTGRDYQPQVVESLARVLARGGLAPVPPG